One window of Flavobacterium dauae genomic DNA carries:
- a CDS encoding adenosylcobalamin-dependent ribonucleoside-diphosphate reductase: MEIESQILEMKKTYTNEEAVKASTEYFKGDVLAATVFVNKYALKDSEGTIYEKTPDDMHRRIASEIARVESKYANPMSEEQLFDLIKNFTYIIPQGSPMTGIGNPFQIASLSNCFVIGNNGDSDSYGGIMKIDQEQVQLMKRRGGVGHDLSHIRPKGSPVKNSALTSTGLVPFMERFSNSTREVAQDGRRGALMLSVSINHPDAESFIDAKLEQGKVTGANVSVRIDDSFMNAVRNNELYTQKYPIFSQNPKFSKELNAADLWKKIVHNAWKSAEPGILFWDTIIKESLPDCYADLGYKTLSTNPCGEIPLCAYDSCRLLAINLFSYVVNPFTADAYFDFDLFKKHVAVAQRMMDDIIDLELEKIDTIIEKIDQDPEEAEVKRIERNLWIEIRKKADEGRRTGVGITAEGDMLAALNIRYGSEEGNKFSENIHKTLALAAYRSSVELAKERGAFAIYDAKREINNPFVLRIKENDPELYNDMQEYGRRNIALLTIAPTGSTSILSQTTSGIEPVFMPVYKRRRKVNPNDKDVRVDFIDEVGDSWEEYVVFHHKFKLWMEVNGIETNKNYSQDEINVLIEKSPYYKATSNDVDYLSKVEMQGAIQKWVDHSISVTINVPNDVTEELVGQLYMKAWEVGCKGVTVYRDGSRSGVLISNDKKEEKKTETAAETEVSFPTKRPHILEADVVRFQNNKEKWIAFIGKIEDKPYEIFTGLADDEDGILIPRWVNEGFIIKNKEENGNTRYDFQYVNQRGYKTTIEGLSYRFDPVFWNYAKLISGTLRHGMKIENVVDLINSLQLDNESINTWKNGVARALKRFVPDGTEANGQKCMNCNSTNLMYQEGCLTCKDCGSSKCG, encoded by the coding sequence ATGGAAATAGAATCACAGATTTTAGAAATGAAAAAAACATATACCAATGAAGAAGCGGTAAAAGCATCTACAGAATATTTTAAAGGCGATGTTTTGGCAGCAACGGTTTTTGTTAATAAGTATGCCTTGAAAGATTCGGAAGGAACTATTTATGAAAAAACACCTGACGATATGCACCGCCGTATTGCATCAGAAATTGCACGCGTAGAGTCAAAATACGCAAATCCAATGAGCGAAGAACAGCTTTTTGATCTGATTAAAAACTTTACTTACATTATTCCACAAGGAAGCCCAATGACGGGAATTGGAAATCCTTTTCAAATTGCATCGTTATCAAACTGTTTCGTAATTGGTAACAATGGCGACAGCGATTCTTATGGCGGTATTATGAAGATCGATCAGGAACAAGTTCAATTAATGAAACGCCGCGGTGGAGTAGGGCATGACCTGTCGCACATTCGTCCGAAAGGTTCGCCGGTTAAAAATTCGGCTTTAACATCAACAGGTTTGGTTCCTTTTATGGAACGTTTTTCTAATTCAACCCGTGAAGTAGCTCAAGACGGTCGTCGTGGTGCTTTAATGTTGTCGGTTTCAATCAATCATCCCGATGCGGAGAGTTTTATCGATGCAAAATTAGAACAAGGCAAAGTTACCGGAGCCAACGTTTCGGTTCGTATCGATGATTCTTTTATGAACGCTGTTCGCAATAATGAACTTTATACACAGAAATACCCGATTTTTTCTCAAAATCCAAAGTTTTCAAAAGAATTGAACGCTGCCGATTTATGGAAAAAAATTGTACACAACGCATGGAAATCTGCCGAACCGGGAATTTTATTCTGGGATACCATTATTAAAGAATCGTTGCCAGATTGTTATGCCGATTTAGGATACAAAACGTTATCTACAAACCCTTGCGGCGAAATTCCTTTGTGTGCATACGATTCTTGTCGTTTATTGGCGATCAATTTGTTTTCGTATGTTGTAAATCCGTTTACTGCCGATGCTTATTTCGATTTTGATTTGTTCAAAAAACACGTAGCTGTTGCACAACGTATGATGGATGATATTATTGATTTGGAATTGGAAAAAATTGATACGATTATCGAAAAGATCGATCAAGATCCTGAAGAAGCTGAAGTAAAACGTATCGAGCGCAACTTATGGATCGAAATCCGTAAAAAAGCCGATGAAGGTCGTAGAACCGGAGTTGGTATCACGGCAGAAGGCGATATGTTGGCAGCATTAAATATTCGTTACGGATCTGAAGAAGGAAATAAATTCTCTGAAAACATACATAAAACATTGGCGTTGGCTGCTTATCGTTCATCGGTAGAACTAGCGAAAGAACGTGGTGCCTTTGCAATTTACGATGCTAAACGCGAAATAAACAATCCGTTTGTTTTGCGTATTAAAGAAAACGATCCGGAATTGTATAACGATATGCAGGAATACGGACGTAGAAATATTGCCTTGTTAACCATTGCACCAACTGGCTCAACATCAATTTTATCGCAAACTACATCGGGAATCGAACCTGTTTTTATGCCGGTTTACAAACGCCGTAGAAAAGTAAACCCAAACGATAAAGATGTTCGTGTAGATTTTATTGACGAAGTTGGCGATTCTTGGGAAGAATACGTGGTTTTTCACCATAAATTTAAACTATGGATGGAAGTTAATGGAATTGAGACCAACAAAAACTATTCGCAAGACGAAATTAATGTGTTGATTGAAAAATCGCCATATTACAAAGCAACATCAAACGATGTAGATTATTTAAGTAAGGTAGAAATGCAGGGTGCTATTCAAAAATGGGTCGATCATTCAATCTCAGTAACCATTAACGTTCCTAATGATGTTACCGAAGAACTGGTAGGTCAGTTATATATGAAAGCGTGGGAAGTTGGTTGTAAAGGTGTAACGGTTTATCGCGATGGATCTCGTTCTGGAGTTTTGATTTCTAACGATAAAAAAGAAGAAAAAAAGACTGAAACAGCAGCAGAAACAGAAGTTTCGTTCCCAACCAAACGTCCGCATATTTTAGAAGCAGATGTGGTTCGTTTTCAAAATAATAAAGAAAAATGGATTGCTTTTATTGGTAAAATTGAAGACAAACCTTACGAAATCTTCACTGGTTTAGCCGATGATGAAGACGGAATTTTGATTCCACGTTGGGTAAACGAAGGTTTCATAATCAAAAATAAAGAAGAAAACGGAAATACTCGCTACGATTTTCAGTATGTAAACCAACGCGGCTATAAAACTACGATTGAAGGATTATCGTACCGTTTTGATCCGGTTTTCTGGAATTACGCAAAATTAATTTCGGGAACGTTACGTCACGGAATGAAAATTGAAAACGTGGTTGATTTAATTAACTCGTTACAATTAGATAACGAATCAATCAACACTTGGAAAAACGGCGTGGCACGTGCTTTAAAACGTTTTGTT